TTTTGGTACAGCCACGACGTATTGTTATATTAACGAAAGTGGAGAATATATGGGAGGTGCCATTGCCCCGGGTATTAACATTTCGATGGAAGCTTTGTATGCTAAAGCAGCGAAACTCCCTAAAATTGAAATTAAAAGTCCCGATAACGTCGTAGGGCAAAGTACAGTAGAAGCGATGCAATCTGGAGTTTTTTATGGGTATGTTGGGCAAGTAGATGAAGTGGTCCGACGGATGAAAGAAACAGCTGAGTCTACCCCTACAGTCATTGCGACAGGAGGGTTGGCTACACTTATTGCTGGTCAGTCGAGGACCATTGATCATGTAGATCCTTATCTAACTTTAAAAGGTCTTCATAAAATATATCAGCGTAACAAAGGAAAAAAAGCATTTAAAGGAGAATGATGAGCCATGTCAGATTATTTAGTAC
The Halobacillus halophilus DSM 2266 DNA segment above includes these coding regions:
- a CDS encoding type III pantothenate kinase codes for the protein MNFVLDVGNTNTVLGVFDNGSLSYHWRIKTDRHKTEDEYGMLIKSLFDHEGLTFEDMDGVIISSVVPPIMFALDRMSRYYFKKQPMIIGEENVSHGLAMKYPHPEEIGADRVVNAVGAIEDYSLPLVIIDFGTATTYCYINESGEYMGGAIAPGINISMEALYAKAAKLPKIEIKSPDNVVGQSTVEAMQSGVFYGYVGQVDEVVRRMKETAESTPTVIATGGLATLIAGQSRTIDHVDPYLTLKGLHKIYQRNKGKKAFKGE